The sequence GTGGGCTTCGCCGTGAGCGGGCTGCTGCACCTGCTCATCGGGGTCCTCGCCTTCCAGCTCGCCTTCGGGGACTCGGGCGAGTCCGCGGACCAGTCGGGCGCCCTGTCCGCGGTTGCGGAGCAGCCGTTCGGCGCCGCGGTGCTCTGGATCTCCGTGGTCGGGTTCGTCGCGCTCGGTGCATGGCAGCTCGCGAAGGCCGTGCACGTCGGTCACACCCGGAGCGAGAGCTCGACCGGGGACCGGCTCAAGGCGGTCGGCCGCGCCGTCGTCTACCTCGCCCTCGCCGTCGCGGCGTTCGGGTGGGCGACCGGTGGCGGCTCCTCGAGCAAGAACCAGACGCAGGGCCTGACCTCGGACCTGCTCAAGATGCCCGGCGGGCAGCTCCTGGTCGGCGCGATCGGCGTGGCGGTGGTCGCCGTCGGCGTCTACCACGTGGTCAAGGGCTGGCGGGAGAAGTTCCTCGAGGACCTCAAGGGCCTCCCGCGCGGCCAGGCCGGCCGCGGGACGCGCTGGGCCGGGAAGATCGGCTACGTCGCGAAGGGTGTGGCCCTCGCGGTGGTCGGCGGCCTGTTCGTCGTCGCGGCCGTGCAGCACGACGCGTCGGAGGCCTCCGGGCTGGACGGGGCGATGCACACGCTGAAGGAGTCGCCGGCGGGCCCGGTGCTCCTGGCGCTCGTCGCCGTCGGCCTCATGGCGTTCGGCGTCTACTGCTTCGTCCGCGCGCGGTACGGGCGCCTCTGACGCTCGTCGAGCCGCTCCTGCGTCGGGTCGGGCTCACCGGCCCCGGCGCAGGACGTCGCGCAGCGACGGGACCACGACGCCCTCGTCGGCCATGACCGCGCGGGTGCGCCGGCGGGTGGTCAGGACGCCACCGACGCCCAGCACCCACAGGCCCAGGAGCGAAGCGAACGCGGCCCGGTACGCGTCGAGCGAGTACGTCGTCGCGCCCGCGGGGGAGAGGGCCTGCAGGACCACCCCGACGACGAGCACGGCGACCACGGTCGAGGTGAACCCGCCGGTGTTGACGAAGCCGGACGCGGTCCCGATGCGGTCCGCGGGCGTGAACGTGCGGGCGTAGTCCATCCCGACGAGCGACACGGGTCCGCCGGCACCGATGACGGCGCAGAACACGACGAGCTGCCACATCGGCCGCGGCGTCGTGGGCACCAGGAGCGCGACCCACGCGACGAGGGTGAGCGTGCACGAGCCGAGCACCACCCACGACCGCCGCAGCGGGTGGCGTCCGGTGAACCGCCCGACGAGCGGGCCTGCGGCCATCGCGGACACGGTGAGGACGGTCAGCAGCGTCCCGGCCTCCGCCCGCGTGCGACCCTGCGCGGTGACGAAGAACGGCACGCCCCACAGCAGGGAGACCACGTTGGCGCTGAACGGCGTCGCGAAGTGGCTCCACCAGCCGAGCCGGGTCCCCGGCGGCCCCGCGGCGGTCCGCACGGCGCGCAGGAAGGAGCTCTCGCCCGGCGCGGTCCGGCCGGCCGCGGCGGGCTCGCGGACCCCCAGGAACGCCCCGCA is a genomic window of Cellulomonas fulva containing:
- a CDS encoding MFS transporter, whose amino-acid sequence is MSDQRQPVPSSSHRAVVVYVAAVAAYFVAVLHRTALGVAGVDAIERFGLSATALSMFSVVQLVVYAALQLPAGRLLDRFGSRAVIAGGSAVMATGQLVLAFADSVPAALLARVLIGAGDAGIFISAVRLVGLWFPPRRIPVLVQLTGLIGQSGQLASAIPLAWLLHSHGWTPAFGTLAVVGALATCGAFLGVREPAAAGRTAPGESSFLRAVRTAAGPPGTRLGWWSHFATPFSANVVSLLWGVPFFVTAQGRTRAEAGTLLTVLTVSAMAAGPLVGRFTGRHPLRRSWVVLGSCTLTLVAWVALLVPTTPRPMWQLVVFCAVIGAGGPVSLVGMDYARTFTPADRIGTASGFVNTGGFTSTVVAVLVVGVVLQALSPAGATTYSLDAYRAAFASLLGLWVLGVGGVLTTRRRTRAVMADEGVVVPSLRDVLRRGR
- a CDS encoding DUF1206 domain-containing protein, which produces MTSIASVSGTTEDAWEKVARVGFAVSGLLHLLIGVLAFQLAFGDSGESADQSGALSAVAEQPFGAAVLWISVVGFVALGAWQLAKAVHVGHTRSESSTGDRLKAVGRAVVYLALAVAAFGWATGGGSSSKNQTQGLTSDLLKMPGGQLLVGAIGVAVVAVGVYHVVKGWREKFLEDLKGLPRGQAGRGTRWAGKIGYVAKGVALAVVGGLFVVAAVQHDASEASGLDGAMHTLKESPAGPVLLALVAVGLMAFGVYCFVRARYGRL